One Planctomycetaceae bacterium genomic region harbors:
- the rpoB gene encoding DNA-directed RNA polymerase subunit beta: MPVPAVRTIDQNTVRDFGKIQADFEISDLTRIQTASYSRFLQIDRSPRDRLDQGLEGILREVFPIESYDGQFRLEYVRYELGKPRYTPAECRQLRLTYGMPFRVWLRLVKEQPVEEEVYLGDIPIMIGGGEFIVNGAERVVVSQLHRSPGVDFVMAEETASSDRKTHSCRIIPERGSWIELLVSKRDAIGVRIDQSGKFSALTLLRAMSPDYSSDASLLRLFYETEQVRINAKLDAESLVDRYAVDDIVFPKDHERSGEILCDAGAQLTQDLAELLLTSGLKSVELVKEVNDPLILKTLAEDATASHEEALLRIYQRLRPGNPPNFDKARDLFAEKFFDVNRYRLGRVGRFRINRKFAQEISDDEMTLRPEDFINAMRYIVRLRTADDTAHIDDIDNLGNRRLRTIDELASDEIRKGFLKLRRTVQERMSLKEVDAMTPRTLINPKSVSAAIDFFYGRSELSQVVDQTNPLSMLTHERRLSALGPGGLNRKRAGFEVRDVHISHYGRICPIETPEGTNIGLISSLGIFSKVDDYGFLISPYRVVEHGKITDQVVWLRADEESSGHVAPADTPVEKGAISEALVLARFKSDVVWIPKESVQYIDVAPCQMVGVSAGLIPFLEHDDANRALMGSNMQRQAVPLLITERPVVGTGMEDHVAQHSGMLVRAEKSGKVTYVDANVIEVEGHKYPLRKFVRLNERTCLNQKPIVAVGDKVKAGQLLCDSAATRNGSLALGRNVLVAFMSWEGFNFEDAIILSERLVKEDVYTSIHMDEFDVEIRETKLGREEFTRDIPNVSEKALRHLDEDGIVKVGTRVHPGDILVGKVSPKAKSELTPEEKLLHAIFGRAGEDVKNESLEVPSGVGGIVIHTERFSRRMSLSEVERKRFEDELKKVEKEGDARIAEVFRGFAKTLSSELGQAITDEDGRDPVKLDDAKVVAEFARRFPGYFEELDIRTAQKKTAARKLMKDEWPAVEAVIDEEAHRLNSMKRGDELPSGVLQMVKVYVASKRQISVGDKMAGRHGNKGVISKVLPIEDMPFLEDGTPVDIILNPLGVPSRMNVGQILETHLGWAAGKMGYRAICPVFDGASEEEVRDALREAGLPEDGKATLYDGRTGAPMEQKTTVGQIYMLKLHHLVDDKVHARATGPYSLITQQPLGGKARFGGQRFGEMEVWALEAYGAAFILQELLTVKSDDVEGRTKIYESMVKGENTLEAGTPASFDVLNNEIRGLCLNLQLEKAGH, translated from the coding sequence ATGCCCGTCCCCGCTGTTCGCACGATCGACCAGAACACGGTTCGCGATTTCGGAAAAATCCAGGCAGACTTCGAGATTTCGGATCTGACTCGCATCCAAACGGCCTCGTATAGCCGGTTCCTGCAGATCGACCGCTCGCCGCGCGACCGTCTGGATCAGGGTCTGGAGGGAATTCTGCGCGAGGTCTTTCCAATCGAAAGCTATGACGGACAATTTCGCCTGGAGTACGTACGGTATGAACTGGGAAAGCCGCGGTACACCCCGGCGGAATGTCGCCAGTTGCGGCTGACCTATGGCATGCCGTTCCGAGTCTGGCTGCGACTTGTTAAGGAACAGCCGGTCGAGGAAGAGGTTTACCTCGGCGATATTCCAATCATGATCGGCGGCGGTGAATTCATCGTTAACGGCGCGGAACGTGTCGTTGTCAGCCAGCTCCACCGCTCACCCGGTGTTGACTTTGTGATGGCGGAGGAAACCGCCAGCAGCGATCGAAAAACTCACTCGTGCCGAATCATTCCCGAGCGGGGAAGCTGGATCGAGCTGTTGGTCAGCAAACGCGATGCAATCGGCGTGAGGATAGACCAGAGCGGCAAGTTTTCAGCTTTGACCCTGCTGCGAGCAATGTCGCCGGATTACTCCTCCGATGCATCACTGCTGCGACTGTTCTATGAAACCGAACAGGTCCGGATAAATGCGAAACTTGATGCGGAATCGCTGGTCGACCGGTATGCCGTCGACGACATCGTGTTCCCCAAAGACCATGAACGCAGCGGTGAAATCCTATGCGACGCCGGAGCTCAGTTGACTCAGGATCTGGCGGAGCTTCTTCTGACGTCAGGACTCAAGTCGGTCGAACTTGTTAAGGAAGTGAACGATCCCCTGATCCTGAAGACGCTTGCGGAGGATGCGACAGCTTCGCACGAAGAAGCGCTGCTGAGAATTTATCAGCGGCTGCGACCGGGGAACCCTCCGAATTTCGACAAGGCGCGAGACCTTTTCGCGGAAAAGTTCTTTGACGTGAACCGGTACCGCCTTGGTCGAGTCGGCAGGTTCCGCATCAACCGCAAGTTTGCGCAGGAGATTTCTGATGATGAAATGACTCTGCGACCTGAAGACTTCATCAACGCAATGCGGTACATCGTCCGTCTGCGGACTGCGGATGACACGGCACACATTGATGACATCGACAACCTGGGCAACCGACGCCTGCGGACCATCGATGAACTTGCAAGCGACGAAATCCGAAAGGGGTTTCTGAAGCTGCGGCGTACCGTGCAGGAGCGAATGAGCCTGAAGGAAGTCGACGCGATGACTCCGCGCACGCTTATTAACCCCAAAAGTGTATCCGCCGCGATCGATTTCTTTTACGGCCGAAGCGAACTCTCGCAGGTCGTTGACCAGACTAATCCCCTTTCAATGCTCACTCACGAACGGCGGCTCAGCGCGCTGGGGCCCGGTGGCCTGAACCGAAAGCGAGCCGGCTTTGAAGTTCGTGACGTTCACATTTCGCACTATGGTCGCATCTGTCCGATCGAAACGCCTGAAGGAACCAACATCGGACTGATCTCCAGCCTGGGAATTTTCTCCAAGGTTGATGACTACGGCTTCCTGATCTCGCCCTACCGTGTCGTTGAACACGGAAAGATCACCGACCAGGTGGTCTGGCTGCGTGCGGATGAAGAGTCATCCGGCCATGTCGCCCCCGCCGATACACCGGTCGAAAAAGGCGCCATCTCTGAAGCTCTGGTGCTGGCAAGATTCAAGAGCGATGTTGTGTGGATTCCCAAGGAGTCCGTTCAATACATCGACGTTGCCCCCTGCCAGATGGTCGGCGTTTCCGCAGGGCTGATTCCCTTCCTTGAACACGATGATGCAAACCGGGCACTGATGGGATCCAACATGCAGCGGCAGGCCGTGCCGCTGCTTATCACCGAGCGTCCCGTCGTCGGAACCGGCATGGAAGACCACGTCGCCCAGCACTCCGGCATGCTGGTCCGCGCGGAAAAGAGCGGCAAGGTGACCTATGTTGACGCAAACGTCATCGAAGTTGAGGGCCACAAGTATCCACTCAGGAAGTTTGTGCGGCTGAATGAACGTACCTGCCTGAATCAAAAGCCGATTGTTGCTGTGGGCGACAAGGTTAAGGCCGGACAGTTGCTGTGCGACAGCGCCGCAACTCGAAATGGCTCCCTGGCACTTGGACGCAATGTCCTGGTCGCATTCATGTCGTGGGAAGGATTCAACTTCGAAGACGCAATCATCCTCTCCGAGCGGCTGGTCAAGGAGGACGTTTATACATCGATCCACATGGATGAATTTGATGTGGAGATCCGTGAAACCAAGCTCGGTCGCGAAGAATTTACGCGCGATATCCCCAACGTCAGCGAAAAGGCGCTGCGACATCTCGACGAAGACGGAATCGTCAAGGTCGGAACTCGAGTCCACCCCGGCGACATTCTGGTCGGCAAGGTTTCGCCAAAGGCGAAGTCAGAACTGACGCCCGAAGAAAAGCTGCTGCACGCAATTTTCGGGCGGGCGGGCGAAGACGTGAAGAACGAATCGCTGGAGGTTCCCAGCGGCGTCGGCGGAATCGTGATTCATACCGAACGCTTTTCCCGCCGCATGAGCCTTTCTGAAGTGGAACGAAAGAGATTTGAAGATGAACTGAAGAAAGTCGAAAAGGAAGGCGACGCACGAATCGCCGAAGTGTTCAGGGGCTTCGCAAAAACTCTGTCGTCCGAACTCGGCCAGGCGATTACGGACGAGGACGGACGTGATCCGGTGAAACTCGATGACGCAAAGGTCGTTGCAGAATTTGCCCGCCGGTTTCCAGGGTACTTCGAAGAACTCGACATCCGCACGGCTCAGAAGAAAACCGCGGCACGAAAGCTGATGAAAGACGAATGGCCGGCGGTGGAAGCGGTCATCGATGAAGAAGCGCATCGGCTGAACAGCATGAAGCGAGGTGATGAACTTCCGAGCGGTGTGCTGCAGATGGTGAAAGTCTATGTGGCTTCCAAGCGGCAGATTTCCGTTGGCGACAAGATGGCGGGAAGGCACGGAAACAAAGGGGTGATTTCCAAGGTTCTTCCGATCGAGGACATGCCGTTCCTGGAAGACGGCACACCTGTGGACATTATCCTCAATCCTCTGGGCGTTCCGAGCCGCATGAACGTCGGTCAGATTCTGGAAACCCATCTGGGCTGGGCCGCCGGCAAAATGGGATACCGTGCCATCTGCCCGGTGTTCGACGGAGCGTCAGAAGAGGAAGTGCGAGATGCGCTTCGCGAGGCGGGTCTGCCCGAGGACGGCAAGGCGACACTCTATGACGGGCGCACCGGAGCGCCGATGGAGCAGAAAACCACGGTCGGCCAGATCTATATGCTGAAACTGCATCATCTGGTGGATGATAAAGTCCACGCCCGGGCAACCGGCCCGTACTCACTAATCACTCAGCAGCCGCTCGGCGGCAAGGCCCGATTTGGCGGCCAGCGATTCGGCGAAATGGAAGTCTGGGCACTGGAAGCATATGGAGCAGCCTTCATCCTGCAGGAACTGCTGACCGTCAAGAGCGACGATGTTGAGGGGCGAACGAAGATCTACGAATCGATGGTGAAGGGTGAAAATACTCTGGAAGCAGGCACCCCTGCCAGTTTTGACGTGCTGAACAATGAGATTCGCGGATTGTGCCTCAATCTGCAGCTCGAAAAGGCCGGGCACTAG
- the rpoC gene encoding DNA-directed RNA polymerase subunit beta', with the protein MSVSETTFDRVNDFASVKIGLASPHDIRSWSFGEVKKPETINYRTYRPERDGLFCERIFGPEKDWECACGKYRGMKYKGMICDRCGVKVTHSRVRRKRMGHIELAAPVVHIWFFKSMPSRLGALLNMKTTSLEKVIYFQDYVVTDPGETPLTMCQMLTEEEARTARRDYGDDAFEIGMGAEAIKKLLTAIRLTDQSGDLRTALAKTRSQTTTKDLIKRLKITESLRDSENRPEWMVLDVIPVIPPDLRPLVLLDSGNFATSDLNDLYRRIINRNNRLKKLVDLNAPEVIVRNEKRMLQQSVDALFDNNRCKRPVLGSSNRPLKSLMDMIKGKQGRFRENLLGKRVDYSARSVIVVGPELKLHQCGLPKKIALELFQPFVIRRLKELGHADTIKRAKRMLERRDEDVWDILDEVIRNHPVLLNRAPTLHRIGIQAFEPILVEGNAIKLHPLVCKGFNADFDGDQMAVHLPLSIEAQVEATTLMMSTHNIFSPANGAPIISASQDIVMGCYYLTLKREGHRGEGMVFASADEVFMAFNQGKVSRHATIRVRMPKDKRVKGDGAKAYRQGGLIETSPGRVMFNDILPHGLAFYNMTMRSKDLATVISDCYLELGRRETIELLDRMKDCGFRASTESGLSFGASDLKTAPNKEKVIAEGEKAVLKQMKLFERGVLTEKERYNTVLDIWTHAREEIVKGMMEQLEHDVRDEGRYVNPIYLMAHSGARGGVGQIQQLAGMRGLMAKPSGEIIETPIKSNFREGLSVLEYFSSTHGARKGLADTALKTADSGYLTRKLADICQNMVVTSHNCGTTKGLTRGVVYRGEKVEVGLADAIRGRVSRTNIVNPITDEVIVREDELITVEKARKIEDMGLERIQVRSPLTCDAPLGICQLCYGMDLSTGDLVEQGMAVGIIAAQSIGEPGTQLTMRTFHIGGVAQKDMEQSELLAKRAGRIRFARIRSVSNADGKPVVLGRNGEIAIVDDKGREVEKQTVPSGAVLQVAENQEVAQGAVLCNWDPHSIPIISQVGGRVRLDECVEGQTIRSEKDSSGNIRRTVTEHRGGLHPQVIVEDGAGKILDFYYLPEGAGLEVSEGDQISAGTSVAKTPREASGTQDITGGLPRVTELFEARSPKDPAVVAEISGEIELLAEKKRGKRIVVVRGKDGTEVEHVIPHGKQLLVHQGDVVVAGDALVRGPLVPHDILRVSGPEEVQQYLLHEIQNVYRAQRVEIDDKHIEIVVSQMLRKVKIDEVGDTDLLPGLLIDKFELKKVNDALDSECRITDPGDTEYELDDKVRLTEVEEVNTEVSKPAKFTKLRPAKASPQLLGITKAAVQSESFISAASFQETTKVLTEAALGGRVDNLVGLKENVILGHLIPAGTGFHLHQEAHVRIHDEAIREQEEAKARILAARHDMLTEADLIARRAENDDRPRAPSLADLTPDEPLN; encoded by the coding sequence GTGAGTGTAAGCGAAACAACCTTCGACCGCGTAAACGATTTTGCGTCTGTCAAGATCGGGCTTGCGAGTCCTCACGATATTCGCAGTTGGTCCTTCGGTGAGGTTAAAAAGCCGGAGACAATCAACTACCGAACCTACCGTCCGGAACGCGACGGATTGTTCTGCGAGCGTATCTTTGGACCGGAAAAGGACTGGGAATGCGCCTGCGGCAAATACCGCGGCATGAAGTATAAGGGCATGATCTGCGACCGGTGCGGCGTCAAAGTGACACACAGTCGGGTGCGCCGCAAGCGCATGGGACATATCGAACTGGCAGCACCTGTCGTCCATATCTGGTTCTTCAAATCGATGCCCAGTCGTCTGGGCGCACTGCTGAACATGAAGACGACGTCGCTGGAAAAGGTCATCTATTTCCAGGACTACGTCGTCACGGACCCTGGCGAAACACCACTGACAATGTGCCAGATGCTGACGGAAGAAGAAGCCCGCACTGCGCGCAGAGACTACGGTGACGATGCTTTCGAAATCGGTATGGGGGCTGAGGCGATCAAGAAGCTGCTGACTGCCATTCGGCTGACGGATCAATCGGGAGATCTGCGGACCGCTCTCGCAAAGACCAGAAGTCAAACCACAACCAAGGACCTGATCAAGCGGCTGAAAATCACGGAATCCCTGCGCGACAGTGAGAATCGTCCGGAATGGATGGTACTCGACGTAATTCCCGTTATCCCACCGGACCTGCGACCGTTGGTGCTGCTGGATTCCGGCAACTTCGCGACAAGTGACCTCAACGACCTCTACCGCCGAATCATCAATCGGAACAACCGGCTGAAGAAGCTCGTTGACCTCAACGCGCCGGAAGTCATCGTGCGCAATGAAAAGCGCATGCTGCAGCAGTCGGTCGATGCCTTGTTTGACAACAATCGCTGCAAGCGGCCGGTGCTCGGATCATCCAATCGTCCGCTCAAATCGCTGATGGACATGATCAAGGGGAAACAGGGTCGCTTCCGCGAGAACCTGCTCGGCAAGCGAGTCGACTATTCCGCACGCAGCGTGATCGTCGTCGGCCCGGAACTCAAGCTGCATCAGTGCGGCCTTCCCAAGAAGATTGCGCTGGAGCTGTTCCAGCCGTTTGTCATCCGCCGCCTGAAGGAACTGGGACACGCGGATACAATCAAGCGTGCGAAGCGCATGCTGGAACGCCGCGACGAAGATGTCTGGGACATTCTTGACGAGGTCATCCGCAACCATCCCGTTCTGCTGAATCGCGCTCCGACGCTGCACCGCATCGGCATTCAGGCATTCGAACCCATTCTCGTGGAAGGCAACGCGATCAAACTGCACCCGCTGGTCTGCAAGGGCTTCAATGCGGACTTTGACGGCGACCAGATGGCCGTCCATCTGCCACTGTCAATTGAAGCGCAGGTCGAGGCCACGACGCTGATGATGTCGACGCACAATATTTTCAGCCCGGCCAATGGTGCGCCGATCATTAGTGCCTCACAGGATATTGTGATGGGATGCTATTACCTGACGCTCAAGCGCGAAGGGCATCGCGGCGAAGGCATGGTATTCGCGTCGGCCGACGAAGTGTTTATGGCATTCAATCAGGGCAAGGTATCCCGACACGCCACAATTCGTGTGCGCATGCCCAAGGACAAGCGGGTGAAGGGTGATGGCGCAAAAGCCTATCGGCAGGGCGGACTGATCGAAACATCTCCCGGCCGCGTTATGTTTAACGACATCCTTCCTCACGGGCTGGCGTTCTACAATATGACCATGAGGAGCAAGGATCTGGCAACTGTCATTTCCGACTGCTATTTGGAGTTGGGTCGCCGTGAGACAATTGAGCTTCTGGACCGTATGAAGGACTGCGGCTTTCGGGCATCGACGGAAAGCGGACTGTCATTCGGAGCAAGTGACCTGAAAACCGCTCCCAACAAGGAGAAGGTGATCGCCGAAGGTGAAAAGGCGGTGCTGAAGCAGATGAAGCTGTTTGAACGCGGTGTTCTCACGGAAAAGGAACGTTACAACACGGTACTTGACATCTGGACTCACGCACGTGAGGAAATCGTCAAGGGGATGATGGAGCAGCTTGAGCATGACGTGCGCGACGAGGGTCGGTATGTCAATCCGATCTACCTGATGGCTCATTCGGGCGCTCGAGGCGGTGTCGGGCAGATTCAGCAGTTGGCCGGCATGCGCGGCTTGATGGCGAAGCCCAGCGGCGAGATCATTGAAACACCCATCAAGTCAAACTTCCGAGAAGGGCTTTCGGTGCTGGAATACTTCAGTTCCACACACGGTGCCCGCAAAGGGCTGGCTGATACGGCGCTCAAAACGGCGGACAGCGGGTACCTCACCAGAAAACTTGCGGATATCTGTCAGAACATGGTTGTCACAAGCCACAACTGCGGGACGACAAAAGGGCTCACTCGCGGCGTCGTGTATCGCGGCGAGAAAGTCGAAGTGGGTCTGGCGGATGCCATTCGCGGCCGCGTATCACGAACCAATATCGTGAACCCCATTACGGACGAGGTTATCGTTCGCGAAGACGAGCTGATTACCGTCGAAAAGGCCCGCAAGATCGAAGACATGGGACTGGAGCGGATTCAGGTGCGCAGCCCGCTGACGTGCGATGCGCCTCTGGGCATTTGTCAGTTGTGCTACGGAATGGACCTCTCCACCGGAGACCTTGTCGAGCAGGGAATGGCAGTGGGGATTATTGCCGCCCAGAGTATTGGCGAACCAGGTACGCAGTTGACAATGCGGACATTCCACATTGGCGGTGTCGCCCAAAAGGATATGGAACAAAGTGAATTGCTCGCAAAGCGAGCCGGCCGAATTCGCTTTGCAAGAATCCGGAGTGTGTCCAACGCTGACGGTAAGCCCGTGGTGCTGGGACGCAACGGCGAAATCGCAATTGTTGACGACAAGGGACGTGAAGTCGAAAAACAAACGGTTCCCAGCGGGGCGGTACTTCAGGTCGCTGAGAACCAGGAGGTTGCGCAGGGCGCCGTGCTCTGCAATTGGGACCCTCACTCGATTCCGATCATTTCTCAGGTAGGTGGTCGCGTGCGTCTGGACGAATGCGTCGAGGGTCAGACCATCAGGTCCGAAAAAGACTCGTCAGGCAACATTCGTCGGACTGTCACCGAACACCGCGGTGGCCTGCATCCTCAGGTAATCGTGGAGGACGGAGCCGGAAAGATTCTCGACTTCTATTACCTGCCGGAAGGAGCCGGCCTGGAGGTTTCTGAAGGGGACCAGATTTCGGCTGGAACGTCCGTCGCAAAGACCCCCCGCGAAGCGTCCGGAACGCAGGATATTACCGGCGGGTTGCCGCGTGTTACGGAGCTGTTCGAAGCCCGCAGCCCCAAGGATCCGGCCGTCGTAGCCGAAATTAGCGGCGAAATCGAACTGCTGGCCGAAAAGAAGCGCGGAAAACGAATCGTCGTCGTGCGAGGGAAGGACGGCACCGAAGTCGAACATGTCATTCCGCACGGAAAACAGTTGCTCGTACATCAGGGTGACGTTGTCGTGGCGGGCGATGCACTTGTACGGGGTCCGCTTGTTCCGCACGACATCCTGCGAGTCAGCGGTCCCGAAGAAGTTCAGCAGTATCTGCTGCATGAAATTCAAAACGTGTACCGCGCTCAGCGCGTCGAAATCGACGACAAACACATCGAAATCGTCGTTTCCCAAATGCTGCGCAAGGTAAAGATTGACGAGGTTGGCGATACGGATCTGCTGCCCGGACTCTTGATCGACAAGTTCGAACTCAAGAAGGTAAATGACGCCCTTGACTCGGAGTGCCGCATCACGGATCCCGGCGATACCGAATATGAACTCGACGATAAGGTCAGACTCACTGAAGTCGAGGAAGTGAATACCGAAGTATCCAAACCTGCAAAGTTCACAAAGTTAAGGCCTGCAAAGGCCAGTCCACAGTTGCTTGGCATCACAAAGGCGGCTGTTCAGAGCGAAAGCTTCATCTCCGCCGCCAGCTTCCAGGAAACGACCAAGGTATTGACGGAGGCTGCACTTGGGGGGCGAGTGGACAACCTCGTCGGCTTGAAGGAAAACGTCATTCTGGGACACCTGATTCCAGCGGGCACCGGGTTCCACCTTCACCAGGAAGCACACGTGCGAATTCATGACGAAGCGATCCGGGAACAGGAGGAAGCGAAGGCCAGGATTCTTGCCGCTCGTCATGACATGCTCACCGAAGCGGATCTGATCGCACGCCGGGCAGAGAACGACGACCGGCCTCGCGCCCCTTCGCTGGCTGACCTCACTCCCGACGAGCCGCTCAACTAG
- the rpsL gene encoding 30S ribosomal protein S12: MPTINQLVRKPRRQQRSKSKTPLLEGCPQKRGVCLQVKTVTPKKPNSALRKVARVRLSNGKEVTAYIPGEGHNLQEHSIVLVRGGRVRDLPGVRYKVVRGVLDTLGVGDRRQARSRYGSKRPK; encoded by the coding sequence ATGCCGACAATTAATCAGTTGGTCCGAAAGCCTCGCCGGCAACAAAGGTCCAAGAGCAAGACGCCACTGCTGGAAGGTTGTCCGCAGAAACGCGGCGTCTGCCTGCAGGTCAAGACGGTGACTCCGAAGAAGCCGAATTCGGCACTTCGAAAAGTTGCACGTGTGCGCCTGTCGAACGGAAAGGAAGTAACAGCCTACATTCCCGGCGAAGGCCACAACCTTCAGGAGCACTCGATCGTGCTCGTTCGGGGTGGTCGTGTGCGTGACCTTCCCGGTGTCAGATACAAGGTCGTTCGCGGCGTCCTGGACACGCTGGGCGTCGGCGATCGCCGCCAGGCGCGCAGCCGCTACGGTTCAAAACGCCCGAAATAG
- the rpsG gene encoding 30S ribosomal protein S7, whose protein sequence is MVKKFTASREQLKPDTRYGSKLLSKFVNCLMYDGKKSVATSAVYSALDIIKKQLPDEDPLDVFTTAVENVKPAIEVRSKRVGGATYQVPTPVNPRRQQALSIRWILEAVRGRKGRPINRSLAEELLAAYRREGIAMTKRENVHRMADANKAFSHFAW, encoded by the coding sequence ATGGTCAAGAAGTTCACAGCAAGTCGAGAACAGCTCAAGCCGGACACTCGGTATGGTTCGAAGCTGCTTTCGAAGTTTGTCAACTGCCTGATGTACGATGGCAAAAAAAGTGTCGCAACCAGCGCCGTATACAGCGCGCTGGACATAATCAAGAAGCAGCTTCCCGACGAAGACCCGCTGGACGTATTCACGACGGCGGTGGAAAACGTCAAGCCGGCGATTGAAGTGCGCTCAAAGCGTGTCGGGGGAGCGACATATCAGGTTCCCACTCCGGTAAACCCTCGCCGACAGCAGGCATTGTCGATCCGGTGGATTCTGGAGGCGGTTCGGGGCCGCAAGGGAAGGCCGATTAATCGGTCGCTTGCCGAAGAGCTGCTGGCCGCCTATCGCCGGGAAGGAATTGCAATGACGAAGCGAGAAAACGTTCATCGGATGGCAGATGCAAACAAGGCGTTTTCGCACTTCGCCTGGTAA
- the fusA gene encoding elongation factor G has product MSRPIESLRNIGIIAHIDAGKTTTTERILYYTGASYRMGNVDDGTTQTDFDPEEAQRGITIYSAAVTCEWKDCVINIIDTPGHVDFTAEVERSLRVLDGAVVIFSAVEGVEAQSETVWRQADRYGVPRICFINKMDRIGADFEAVLQAMKKRLHADPLPLQIPIGHGPAENQNGFRGVVDLLSMKAMYWDVESRGAQFRVEDVPPEISDDAVLRRDELLDALSLIDDDVMQAYMEGDSVPETAALNAIRKGTLDGKFQPVLCGSSLDYIGVQPVLDAVSAFLPSPLDRPAVSGLNPAAAAGDETISRRTSNDEPTCALVFKIQADVHGDLYFARVYSGILKGNSRLLNPRTKKKELITQLWHIQSDSREKVEQVEAGDICGIIGPKDTATGDTLCDPQKPIVLEHIRFPDTVISMAIEPDSSADRKKLAETLQRLERQDPTFTARVDEETGQTIISGMGELHLEVIRHRMERDFNLKIRVHKPRVSYREKLKGKLAAAVEFAATTPAASLYFGLEITAEEVAGQEQPVVISHSLKPDAMPGAALRILMEAMEEEARGGGVWGNPLMDMRITITQTDFREGESTEVAIRTAARQAFDKILHEGKLAVMEPVMSLEVVTPDTFIGSIQSDLNSRRALIVDSDRRGDLCVMKVEVPLIEMFGYSTQIRSLSQGRASYSMEPCRYAEAPPTAMN; this is encoded by the coding sequence ATGTCACGACCAATTGAATCCCTCAGAAACATTGGCATCATCGCACACATCGATGCCGGAAAAACGACAACCACGGAACGCATTCTGTACTACACTGGCGCTTCGTATCGCATGGGAAACGTCGATGACGGCACAACGCAGACGGACTTCGATCCCGAGGAAGCCCAGCGCGGTATCACCATCTATTCGGCGGCGGTCACGTGCGAATGGAAGGATTGTGTGATCAATATTATTGACACACCGGGTCACGTTGACTTCACGGCGGAAGTAGAGCGCAGCCTGAGAGTACTGGACGGTGCCGTCGTAATCTTCAGTGCCGTCGAGGGCGTGGAAGCGCAAAGTGAAACGGTCTGGCGACAGGCTGACCGCTACGGTGTGCCACGAATCTGTTTCATTAATAAGATGGACAGAATTGGTGCTGATTTTGAGGCAGTGCTTCAAGCCATGAAGAAGCGGTTACATGCTGACCCGCTGCCGCTTCAGATTCCCATTGGTCACGGTCCGGCGGAGAATCAGAATGGTTTTCGAGGCGTCGTCGACCTGCTGTCCATGAAGGCAATGTACTGGGACGTCGAGTCTCGCGGAGCTCAGTTTCGAGTTGAGGACGTTCCACCCGAAATCTCGGATGATGCGGTGCTGCGTCGCGACGAATTGCTTGACGCCCTGTCTCTAATTGACGATGACGTCATGCAGGCGTATATGGAAGGCGACAGTGTGCCGGAGACCGCCGCCCTGAATGCCATTCGCAAAGGAACACTGGATGGAAAGTTCCAGCCGGTGCTTTGTGGTTCGTCACTTGATTACATCGGCGTACAGCCGGTTCTTGACGCCGTCTCGGCATTTCTGCCGAGCCCGCTGGATCGACCAGCGGTCAGTGGCCTGAACCCGGCTGCCGCGGCGGGCGACGAGACGATTTCCAGACGGACGTCCAACGACGAACCCACCTGCGCCCTGGTCTTCAAGATCCAGGCAGACGTCCATGGCGACTTGTATTTCGCGCGGGTGTATTCCGGCATCCTGAAGGGAAATTCCCGGCTCCTGAATCCGCGGACAAAGAAAAAGGAACTCATCACACAGCTCTGGCACATTCAGTCTGATTCGCGAGAGAAGGTCGAGCAGGTCGAGGCCGGGGACATTTGCGGTATCATTGGCCCGAAGGACACAGCGACGGGAGACACGCTCTGCGATCCCCAGAAGCCGATCGTACTGGAACACATTCGGTTTCCGGATACGGTGATCTCGATGGCGATCGAACCTGATTCGAGCGCCGATCGGAAAAAACTGGCCGAAACCCTTCAGCGACTTGAACGACAGGACCCCACATTCACCGCAAGAGTCGACGAGGAAACCGGCCAGACAATCATCAGCGGCATGGGCGAACTTCACTTGGAAGTCATTCGCCACAGGATGGAACGTGATTTCAATCTCAAGATCCGAGTTCACAAGCCGCGGGTCAGTTACCGGGAGAAATTAAAGGGCAAGTTGGCAGCGGCAGTGGAGTTCGCGGCCACGACACCGGCAGCCAGCTTGTACTTTGGCCTGGAAATCACCGCCGAAGAGGTGGCGGGACAGGAGCAGCCGGTCGTCATCTCCCACTCGCTGAAACCGGATGCGATGCCGGGAGCGGCGCTCCGCATTCTGATGGAGGCCATGGAAGAAGAAGCTCGAGGAGGTGGGGTTTGGGGAAATCCGCTGATGGACATGCGGATCACAATCACGCAGACTGATTTTCGCGAAGGCGAATCCACCGAGGTGGCTATTCGCACAGCTGCACGCCAGGCATTTGACAAGATCCTTCACGAAGGAAAACTGGCGGTCATGGAACCTGTGATGTCCCTTGAAGTCGTCACACCGGATACGTTTATCGGAAGCATTCAGTCCGACCTGAATTCGCGCCGCGCTCTGATCGTGGATTCCGATCGACGCGGCGACCTCTGTGTGATGAAAGTCGAAGTACCGCTGATCGAGATGTTCGGATACTCGACGCAAATCAGAAGTCTGTCCCAGGGACGAGCTTCTTATTCAATGGAACCCTGCCGATATGCAGAAGCTCCGCCCACCGCAATGAACTGA